A region from the Geobacter benzoatilyticus genome encodes:
- a CDS encoding metallophosphoesterase yields the protein MLVRPFSDIHAEFWQPNKIPRILEMVVPPLPTDKETVALIAGDIGLAHRQETWLKVISLLAKRFLAVIYVEGNHFFYHNDFFGRIHELKAKLSLPGNVHFMENESVDIDGVLFIGSTLWTDFLGKDFFKMQNARKNMNDFVLIKKADGTRLMPEETVDLFQESKRYIFETLAAAGDKKAVVVTHHGVSPLSIHERFRGDSLNCAFMTDLSSEIIDHGPDLWIHGHTHNSFDYTLGKTRVVVNPYGYKDVEVNPQYDRQLVIEL from the coding sequence ATGCTTGTCCGTCCCTTTTCCGATATTCATGCTGAATTCTGGCAGCCCAACAAAATCCCGCGCATTCTGGAGATGGTGGTTCCGCCGCTGCCGACTGATAAGGAGACCGTTGCCCTGATTGCCGGCGACATCGGCCTGGCTCACCGTCAGGAAACCTGGCTCAAGGTTATCAGCCTCCTGGCTAAGCGTTTCCTTGCCGTCATCTATGTCGAAGGGAACCATTTCTTCTACCATAATGATTTCTTCGGGCGTATCCACGAGCTGAAAGCCAAGCTCTCCTTACCCGGGAATGTCCACTTCATGGAAAACGAGTCCGTCGATATCGACGGTGTTCTGTTCATCGGATCAACTCTCTGGACGGATTTTCTGGGGAAGGATTTCTTCAAGATGCAGAATGCCCGGAAGAACATGAACGACTTTGTGTTGATCAAGAAGGCTGACGGGACTCGGCTCATGCCCGAAGAGACGGTCGACTTGTTTCAGGAATCGAAACGGTATATCTTTGAGACGCTGGCAGCTGCGGGAGACAAGAAGGCTGTCGTGGTAACACACCATGGCGTGTCACCATTGTCAATTCACGAGCGGTTCCGAGGAGACAGCCTCAACTGCGCCTTCATGACCGATCTCTCCAGCGAGATCATCGACCATGGCCCCGATCTCTGGATTCATGGCCATACCCACAACTCGTTCGACTACACTCTCGGCAAAACCCGGGTGGTTGTGAATCCCTACGGATACAAGGATGTGGAGGTCAATCCGCAGTACGACAGGCAACTGGTCATTGAATTGTAG
- the istA gene encoding IS21 family transposase — MRKIREILRLVWSCNQSRRDTSRTCGVGKSTVDDTINRAVAAGFSWPLPADLDDEALELRLYPPVVNPASRKLPQPDWRALHDELVKHKKLTLMLLWQEYKEGEPSGYQYSQFCELYRQWRKKLDRSMRQEHRAGEKFFVDYSGQTVPVVDATTGEVRDAQMFVGVMGGSNQTYADATWTQSLADWTGSHVRAFGFMDAVPHCIVPDNLLSAVTKTCRYEPDINPTYAALADHYGTAIVPARVRHPKDKAKVEGGVLIAQRFILAGLRNRTFFSLAEANAAIRERLLLLNNRPFRKLPGCRQSRFEEIDLPAMLPLPETPYEYAQWKKARVHIDYHVELEGHFYSVPHRLVKEQVDVRYTETIVECFYKGNRVASHPKSSVQGKHTTTPEHMPKAHREFAEWTPERIISWAAQTGTATAQVVETILSRKAYPEHGFRSCMGIISLAKRYTKERLEAACERAVTIKGVTYRSIKSILENNLDQKALPKQMELLPVAHENIRGTDYYNDERKLYADTTDHREAELDETDSHG, encoded by the coding sequence ATGCGAAAGATACGAGAGATACTCCGCCTTGTTTGGTCGTGTAACCAGAGCCGGCGTGATACATCCAGGACCTGCGGTGTCGGCAAGAGCACCGTGGATGACACCATCAACCGGGCAGTCGCCGCCGGTTTTTCCTGGCCTTTGCCTGCCGATCTCGATGATGAAGCCCTTGAACTGCGCCTCTATCCCCCCGTTGTCAACCCAGCCTCCCGCAAGCTGCCCCAACCCGACTGGCGGGCTCTGCACGATGAACTTGTCAAACATAAGAAGCTCACCCTCATGCTGTTGTGGCAGGAGTACAAGGAGGGCGAACCCTCCGGTTACCAGTACAGCCAGTTCTGCGAACTGTACCGGCAATGGAGAAAGAAGCTCGACCGCTCCATGCGCCAGGAGCACCGTGCCGGCGAGAAGTTCTTTGTCGACTACAGTGGCCAGACGGTACCGGTTGTGGACGCCACCACCGGCGAGGTCCGGGACGCCCAGATGTTCGTGGGTGTCATGGGCGGCAGCAACCAGACCTATGCCGATGCCACTTGGACCCAGTCACTTGCAGACTGGACCGGATCCCATGTGCGGGCGTTCGGTTTTATGGACGCCGTCCCGCATTGCATCGTTCCCGACAACTTGCTCTCCGCCGTCACCAAGACCTGCCGCTATGAACCCGATATAAACCCCACCTATGCGGCACTTGCCGATCATTACGGCACCGCCATCGTTCCTGCCCGTGTACGCCATCCCAAGGATAAGGCCAAGGTCGAAGGGGGCGTGCTGATTGCCCAGCGTTTCATCCTGGCAGGCCTGCGCAACCGGACCTTCTTCAGCCTGGCCGAAGCCAATGCCGCCATTCGTGAACGCCTTCTCCTTCTGAACAACCGCCCCTTCAGGAAGCTGCCCGGATGCCGACAGAGCCGGTTCGAGGAGATTGACCTTCCGGCCATGCTGCCTTTACCGGAAACACCCTATGAGTATGCCCAGTGGAAGAAGGCCCGGGTGCACATCGATTACCATGTCGAACTGGAAGGGCACTTCTACAGCGTCCCGCATCGCCTGGTGAAGGAACAGGTGGATGTGCGTTACACCGAGACGATCGTCGAGTGCTTCTACAAGGGAAACCGGGTTGCCTCCCATCCCAAGTCATCTGTCCAGGGCAAACACACCACCACACCGGAGCATATGCCCAAAGCCCACCGTGAGTTCGCCGAGTGGACACCGGAGCGGATCATCTCCTGGGCCGCCCAGACCGGAACAGCGACGGCACAGGTGGTGGAAACCATTCTGTCACGCAAGGCATATCCCGAGCACGGCTTCCGATCCTGCATGGGGATCATCTCGCTTGCGAAGCGCTATACCAAAGAACGTCTGGAGGCGGCCTGTGAACGGGCAGTCACCATTAAAGGCGTCACCTACAGAAGCATCAAGTCGATCCTAGAGAACAACCTGGATCAGAAGGCGCTACCCAAACAGATGGAACTACTTCCGGTTGCCCACGAGAACATCAGGGGCACGGATTACTACAACGACGAAAGGAAACTGTATGCTGACACAACCGACCATCGAGAAGCTGAACTCGATGAAACTGACAGCCATGGCTAG
- the istB gene encoding IS21-like element helper ATPase IstB — translation MLTQPTIEKLNSMKLTAMARAFADQMQCPDMAQLSFEERFGLIVDYQMTDLENRRMQNRLKNAKLRLSASIEDLDFRQGRGVDRSQVMSLAGNQWVKSHHNILVTGPTGAGKSYLACALAQKACRDGHSVLYQRVPRLLQEIAVSRLDGRYNKIIAPLTKCEVLILDDMLISPLTREEQRELLEIVEERYDRKATVITSQLPVRAWHDAMQDPTLADAILDRLVHNAYKLELRGESMRRKRSVLDQKTETVTE, via the coding sequence ATGCTGACACAACCGACCATCGAGAAGCTGAACTCGATGAAACTGACAGCCATGGCTAGGGCCTTTGCGGACCAGATGCAATGCCCGGACATGGCACAGCTCTCCTTTGAAGAGCGCTTCGGCCTGATCGTGGACTACCAGATGACCGATCTGGAAAACCGGCGGATGCAGAACCGACTCAAGAACGCCAAGCTCAGGCTGTCTGCCTCGATCGAGGATCTGGACTTCCGCCAGGGAAGAGGTGTTGACCGCTCACAGGTCATGTCCCTTGCCGGGAATCAGTGGGTGAAGAGCCATCACAACATCCTGGTGACCGGGCCGACCGGCGCCGGCAAGAGTTACCTGGCCTGTGCGCTGGCACAGAAAGCCTGCCGGGACGGTCACTCTGTTCTCTACCAGAGAGTGCCGCGGCTGCTTCAGGAGATCGCGGTATCCAGGCTCGATGGCCGCTACAACAAGATCATTGCGCCGCTAACCAAATGCGAGGTGCTGATTCTGGACGACATGCTCATCTCTCCCCTGACGCGGGAGGAACAGCGGGAACTGCTGGAGATCGTCGAGGAACGTTATGACCGCAAGGCAACCGTTATCACCAGCCAGCTGCCGGTGAGGGCCTGGCATGATGCCATGCAGGATCCGACTCTGGCTGACGCCATACTGGACAGACTGGTGCACAATGCCTACAAGCTGGAACTGAGGGGTGAATCCATGAGACGAAAACGATCCGTGCTTGACCAGAAAACAGAAACTGTGACAGAGTAA
- a CDS encoding caspase family protein yields MKKALVVGIDDYPSSPLSGCVNDAVAIANTLEKNGDGSPNFSIRILTSNEVNVTTAVLSEAIHQLFTGDADTVLFFFAGHGIINPDTNAGYIVSQNGAKGSWGMSLSEILGLANRAYPRIKSTVIILDSCHSGFAGEVPALGNEQIAAIGTGVTILTACHRDGTAGEFKGHGLFTDILLDGLSGSSADICGRITPASLYSHVDQTLGPWEQRPIYKANVQTFVTLRQVSPKISLEILRRLPEYFPDAASTFRLDPSFDAYSGESGQSN; encoded by the coding sequence ATGAAGAAAGCTCTCGTCGTTGGCATAGATGATTATCCGAGTAGTCCACTGAGTGGGTGCGTCAATGATGCAGTTGCCATAGCAAATACACTTGAAAAAAATGGGGATGGATCACCTAACTTTTCAATACGCATTCTAACGAGTAATGAGGTTAATGTTACTACTGCCGTTTTAAGTGAAGCCATTCACCAACTGTTTACCGGTGATGCTGATACGGTTCTCTTCTTTTTTGCCGGTCACGGGATCATTAATCCTGATACAAACGCTGGCTATATTGTCAGTCAGAATGGCGCTAAGGGATCGTGGGGGATGTCTCTTTCGGAAATATTGGGTCTGGCAAACAGAGCATATCCGCGCATCAAGTCAACCGTGATAATCCTCGATAGTTGCCACTCTGGATTTGCCGGTGAAGTTCCTGCTTTAGGGAATGAGCAAATCGCTGCGATTGGTACTGGCGTAACGATTCTGACAGCATGTCATCGTGACGGTACTGCGGGAGAATTCAAGGGACATGGGCTCTTCACCGATATTTTGCTGGATGGCTTAAGCGGTAGCTCGGCTGACATTTGCGGTCGAATAACTCCGGCGTCTCTCTATTCCCACGTCGACCAGACATTGGGACCTTGGGAACAACGCCCCATCTACAAGGCGAATGTTCAAACATTCGTGACACTCAGACAGGTAAGCCCAAAAATATCACTGGAAATACTTCGACGATTGCCGGAGTATTTTCCTGATGCTGCTTCTACATTTCGGCTCGATCCATCATTTGATGCGTATTCCGGTGAAAGCGGCCAGTCGAACTGA
- a CDS encoding TIR domain-containing protein, whose translation MAKKRVFISFDYDHDETLKTFLVGQSKNEDSPFELTDWSIKEPIDGDWKAKARTRIKSVDVVAVICGQHTDTATGVNAELTIAQEEKVPYFLLAGYADKTCVKPKAAKSTDKLYKWTWENLKTLIGGGR comes from the coding sequence ATGGCTAAAAAACGAGTATTCATCAGCTTTGACTACGATCACGATGAAACGCTGAAGACTTTCCTTGTTGGGCAATCCAAAAATGAAGACAGCCCATTCGAACTGACGGACTGGTCGATTAAAGAACCGATAGACGGTGATTGGAAGGCTAAAGCCCGAACACGAATCAAATCAGTGGATGTGGTTGCTGTAATATGCGGCCAGCATACCGATACCGCCACTGGGGTAAACGCCGAGCTCACCATAGCTCAAGAAGAAAAGGTGCCTTATTTTTTGCTTGCCGGTTATGCCGACAAAACCTGTGTTAAGCCGAAAGCGGCAAAAAGCACCGATAAACTTTACAAGTGGACTTGGGAAAACCTCAAGACATTGATCGGTGGTGGGAGGTAG
- the brxL gene encoding BREX system Lon protease-like protein BrxL, translating to MSELDNKINEHFSGLVVRKDLVKAVKGNAIVPSYVLEYLLGQYCATSDEASIQSGIETVKEILRKHYVHRNESGLVKSITKEKGRHKVIDKISVSLNDKSDMYEATFANLGISKVIVDSDTIKKHPKLLVGGVWCISDVEYEFTEDKNACPWLLSSIKPIQLSSFDFDGYLSARQKFTTDEWIDLLITSIGFNPEMFGKRSKLLQLIRLIPFCERNYNLIELGPKGTGKSHIYSEFSPHGILISGGEVTVPKLFVNNSNGKLGLVGYWDAVAFDEFAGKGKKVDKALVDIMKNYMANKSFSRGVETLGAEASIAFVGNTQHNLPYMLKHTDLFDELPEKYYDSAFLDRLHFYIPGWEVDIIRGEMFSSGYGFVVDYLAEILRSLRSHDFSQKYTEHFTLSKDISTRDKDGINKTFSGLMKILYPSGEATKEEMEEILHFSIEGRKRVKDQVMRIDPTFEPVRFGYSAGAGSLIPVRTLEEEQYPQYYRSKTAETNEPEEPSEETDNTETKTDEKQKAKEEPSEKHVTFSENQRGVSFDTLLGPYLKNAGKIVITDPYIRLFFQVRNLMEFLETVAKIKQDEDEVAVHLITVEDDFKGPQQLEQFQKMQDTCAPIGIQFTWEFDVSNTIHARHIVTDTGWKILLDRGLDIFQHYEMNDTFAIANRLQKHRQCKAFEVTYLKALSE from the coding sequence ATGAGTGAACTCGACAATAAGATTAATGAGCATTTCTCCGGCCTCGTCGTCCGCAAGGATCTGGTTAAGGCGGTTAAAGGGAATGCCATCGTACCATCCTACGTACTGGAGTACCTGCTGGGACAGTACTGTGCTACGTCGGATGAGGCCAGCATCCAGTCAGGGATCGAAACCGTCAAGGAGATCCTGCGCAAGCATTACGTCCACCGGAATGAATCGGGGTTGGTGAAGTCCATCACCAAAGAGAAGGGGCGACACAAGGTCATCGACAAGATCAGCGTCTCTCTGAACGACAAGAGCGACATGTACGAGGCAACATTTGCCAACCTTGGGATTAGCAAAGTCATTGTGGACAGCGACACCATCAAGAAACACCCGAAATTGCTGGTAGGTGGTGTGTGGTGTATTTCCGATGTGGAGTATGAGTTCACTGAAGACAAGAACGCTTGCCCCTGGCTGTTGAGCAGCATTAAGCCGATTCAGCTTTCCAGCTTTGACTTTGATGGCTATCTGTCTGCACGGCAAAAGTTCACAACTGATGAGTGGATTGACCTATTGATCACGAGCATAGGTTTCAATCCGGAGATGTTCGGAAAGCGGAGCAAACTGCTGCAACTGATCCGCCTTATTCCATTTTGTGAGCGGAACTACAATCTCATTGAGCTTGGGCCGAAGGGCACCGGCAAATCCCATATCTATTCCGAGTTTTCTCCCCATGGCATCCTGATTTCCGGTGGCGAAGTCACGGTTCCAAAACTGTTTGTCAATAATTCCAATGGCAAGCTTGGCCTTGTCGGCTACTGGGATGCTGTCGCCTTTGACGAATTCGCTGGTAAGGGTAAGAAAGTTGATAAGGCCCTGGTAGACATCATGAAGAACTATATGGCCAACAAATCATTCTCTCGTGGAGTCGAGACACTGGGGGCTGAAGCATCAATAGCCTTTGTCGGCAATACGCAGCACAACCTGCCCTATATGCTGAAGCACACCGACCTCTTTGATGAACTGCCCGAGAAATACTACGACTCAGCATTCCTTGATCGTCTCCACTTCTACATCCCCGGCTGGGAAGTGGATATTATCCGTGGTGAGATGTTCTCATCAGGATACGGCTTCGTAGTTGATTATCTGGCAGAAATCCTGCGGAGCTTGCGGTCTCACGACTTCTCTCAGAAGTACACTGAACACTTCACATTATCGAAAGATATCTCAACCCGCGATAAGGACGGCATTAACAAGACCTTCTCCGGCTTGATGAAGATCCTCTACCCATCAGGCGAGGCAACCAAAGAAGAGATGGAGGAAATCCTCCATTTTTCCATTGAAGGGCGTAAGCGGGTAAAAGATCAGGTAATGCGGATTGATCCAACCTTTGAGCCTGTCCGGTTTGGTTATTCTGCTGGGGCTGGCAGCCTGATTCCTGTGAGAACCCTTGAAGAGGAACAGTACCCTCAATATTACCGATCAAAAACAGCAGAAACGAATGAACCCGAGGAACCTTCAGAAGAGACTGATAACACTGAAACAAAAACAGATGAAAAACAAAAAGCAAAGGAAGAGCCGTCTGAAAAGCATGTCACCTTTTCGGAAAATCAGCGAGGGGTTTCATTCGATACCCTGTTAGGCCCATATCTGAAAAATGCCGGCAAGATCGTTATCACTGATCCTTACATCCGGCTATTCTTCCAGGTAAGGAACCTGATGGAGTTCCTGGAAACCGTTGCGAAGATCAAGCAAGATGAGGATGAAGTTGCTGTACACCTGATCACAGTGGAAGATGATTTCAAAGGGCCGCAACAGCTAGAGCAGTTCCAGAAAATGCAGGACACCTGCGCACCAATAGGGATTCAGTTCACCTGGGAGTTCGACGTTAGCAACACCATCCATGCCCGTCACATAGTTACTGACACCGGGTGGAAGATCCTGCTGGATCGCGGCCTCGACATATTCCAGCACTATGAGATGAACGATACGTTTGCTATTGCCAATAGGTTACAGAAGCACCGGCAATGTAAGGCGTTTGAAGTTACGTATTTGAAAGCGTTGAGTGAATAA
- the pglZ gene encoding BREX-1 system phosphatase PglZ type A, translating to MDRITQALTRIFDKHRIVFWYDAKKELRKEFEALSLAGIEKIELNNNEFGIKYRVLREAPEQRFLLYHEGAQPEDINNWLLDVQLAHGEFRTDQAGIWLSELDLGPEFADIVQNHGEFFNAAKRREGLKRVLADNDTPGAIRLKMLAICSGADTRLESVLENLLAELAESRDDKIKLIKRCDLEAFLLEQLERCYGYKSATPGIRDFAIELFKSCYALGTNGTARLGGDALVFLKRWKDSRQYEASYEMLATECSELLNIEQDLGQRDFRDLLELDYFRIIDQKILSDLVQQVVDRTIPANDCVSFIRQRRSSHWYSEFRNIYEAIDVAARFIAAQEESNLAMQSMSDGIQRYCQSWFRLDQLYRKFIFHAGKSGQTSLLEQLNEQIENLYSNNFLLKVNDAWQQHVDAADRWGTGDIPLQRDFFSKWVQPFLKDNKKIIVIISDALRYEIGEELIGLIRQEDRYTAKLETALAMLPSYTQLGMAALLPNKELSLAQDDSGTAFVNGTSSQGTANRNRILTECVEQRATAVKADEIMRLNGDDCRALLRDHDLIYVYHNRIDATGDKQVSEERAFEAVEETLLEIIRLIKKLAAANANNMLITTDHGFIYQNRAIDESDFLGAEASGSTVLFRDRRFVIGKGMNDNQGLRTFSVSQLGLTGDQQVQIPKSINRLRLKGSGSRYVHGGASLQETVIPVIQINKKRQSDTSAVEIEILRGATSIISSGQLSVVFYQVQPACDKVQSHTLRAGIYTQAGELISDRHELKFDLASDNPRDREMQVRFVLSRKADAANGQEVLLKLEERVGATSHYREYKSARYLVRRSFTSDFDF from the coding sequence ATGGATCGAATCACACAGGCACTGACACGAATTTTTGACAAGCATCGGATCGTTTTCTGGTACGACGCAAAGAAAGAGCTCCGCAAGGAGTTTGAGGCTCTGAGTCTTGCGGGCATTGAAAAGATCGAACTGAACAACAATGAATTCGGCATCAAATACCGGGTCCTTCGGGAAGCGCCGGAGCAGAGATTCCTCCTTTATCACGAAGGTGCACAGCCGGAAGACATCAACAACTGGCTGCTGGATGTGCAGCTTGCCCATGGGGAGTTTCGCACCGATCAGGCAGGTATCTGGCTAAGTGAGCTGGACCTGGGGCCTGAGTTTGCCGATATTGTCCAGAACCATGGCGAGTTCTTCAATGCCGCCAAGAGGCGAGAGGGGCTGAAAAGGGTACTTGCTGACAATGATACGCCGGGCGCTATTCGGCTCAAGATGCTGGCAATCTGTAGCGGAGCTGACACCCGTCTGGAAAGCGTGCTTGAGAACCTCCTGGCCGAGCTGGCAGAAAGCCGTGATGACAAGATCAAGTTGATTAAACGCTGCGATCTGGAAGCGTTCCTGCTGGAGCAGCTTGAGCGATGCTATGGTTACAAATCAGCCACGCCGGGGATCAGAGATTTTGCCATCGAGCTGTTTAAGTCATGTTATGCCCTGGGAACCAACGGCACTGCCCGGCTGGGTGGCGATGCTCTTGTCTTCCTGAAACGCTGGAAGGACAGCCGTCAGTATGAGGCGTCTTATGAAATGCTCGCTACGGAGTGCAGCGAGCTTCTGAATATTGAGCAGGATCTGGGCCAGCGCGATTTTCGCGACCTGCTGGAACTGGATTATTTCCGGATAATTGATCAAAAAATTCTGAGCGATCTTGTTCAACAGGTTGTTGATCGGACTATCCCGGCAAACGATTGTGTTTCGTTTATCCGTCAACGGCGCTCAAGTCACTGGTACAGCGAGTTCCGCAACATATATGAAGCTATTGACGTTGCTGCTCGTTTCATAGCTGCACAGGAAGAGTCCAACCTTGCCATGCAGTCCATGTCGGACGGTATTCAGCGGTACTGTCAATCCTGGTTCCGTCTCGACCAACTCTACCGCAAGTTCATCTTCCATGCCGGGAAGTCCGGGCAGACCTCGCTGCTGGAACAGCTTAACGAGCAGATTGAAAACCTCTACTCAAACAATTTCCTGCTGAAGGTCAATGATGCCTGGCAACAGCATGTGGACGCTGCAGACCGTTGGGGAACCGGCGATATCCCGTTGCAGAGGGATTTCTTTTCCAAATGGGTTCAACCGTTTCTGAAAGATAACAAGAAAATTATCGTCATTATCTCTGACGCGCTACGCTATGAAATCGGCGAAGAGCTCATCGGGTTGATTCGCCAGGAGGACCGCTATACGGCCAAGCTTGAAACAGCGCTTGCCATGCTCCCCAGCTACACGCAGCTTGGAATGGCGGCACTGCTGCCAAACAAGGAGCTGTCTTTGGCGCAGGACGATAGCGGCACGGCTTTTGTTAATGGTACCAGCTCTCAGGGCACGGCAAATCGGAACAGAATACTGACGGAGTGTGTGGAACAGCGAGCCACAGCGGTAAAAGCTGATGAGATTATGCGCCTGAATGGAGATGACTGCCGGGCGCTGTTGCGGGATCATGATCTGATTTATGTTTACCATAACCGGATTGACGCTACCGGCGACAAGCAGGTGTCTGAAGAGCGCGCCTTTGAAGCGGTGGAAGAAACTCTCCTGGAAATAATCAGGCTTATAAAAAAACTTGCTGCCGCCAATGCCAACAACATGCTGATTACTACTGATCATGGTTTCATCTATCAGAACCGCGCAATTGACGAGAGCGATTTCCTCGGCGCCGAAGCATCCGGCTCAACGGTCCTCTTCAGGGACCGGCGTTTCGTGATCGGCAAGGGGATGAACGATAATCAGGGGCTGCGCACATTCAGCGTATCCCAACTTGGCTTGACAGGTGATCAGCAGGTCCAGATTCCGAAGTCAATCAACCGGCTGCGCCTGAAGGGTTCGGGCAGCAGATATGTCCACGGTGGGGCTTCGCTGCAGGAAACGGTCATCCCGGTAATCCAGATCAATAAGAAGCGGCAGAGCGATACCTCCGCCGTTGAAATCGAGATTCTCCGTGGCGCTACATCGATCATATCGTCTGGTCAGTTATCCGTGGTCTTTTATCAGGTTCAGCCAGCCTGCGACAAGGTGCAGTCCCACACTCTCAGAGCTGGTATCTATACGCAAGCAGGTGAATTGATATCCGACAGACATGAACTAAAATTTGATCTGGCTTCTGACAATCCCCGTGACCGTGAGATGCAGGTACGATTTGTGTTGAGCCGCAAGGCTGATGCGGCAAACGGGCAGGAAGTCCTTCTCAAGCTTGAAGAACGGGTCGGTGCAACATCACATTACCGCGAATACAAATCGGCCCGCTATCTGGTCAGGCGTTCATTTACCAGTGATTTCGATTTTTAA
- a CDS encoding RloB family protein has product MSKRRKFERKIPFLNYRKVFVLATEGTTTEPQYFELFNSRTTTITIKWVKGTHSDPKHVLGRMKHYLKGNRLKPGDAAWLVIDRDQWTEEQLAQLHEWAVANEQYGLAVSNPCFEFWLLLHFEDAVGVTNNRQCKDRLKRYIPSYDKHIETVKLIPGITAAVDRARRKDNPPCTDWPRTTGSTVYRLVVKLQD; this is encoded by the coding sequence ATGAGCAAACGGCGAAAATTTGAACGGAAGATTCCGTTTCTCAATTATCGCAAGGTATTCGTGCTTGCTACCGAGGGAACCACAACAGAACCGCAGTATTTTGAACTGTTCAACAGCAGAACGACCACTATTACAATCAAGTGGGTAAAAGGCACCCACAGTGACCCAAAGCATGTATTAGGGCGCATGAAGCACTACCTCAAGGGCAACCGCCTCAAACCCGGTGATGCCGCATGGTTGGTAATTGACAGGGATCAGTGGACAGAAGAACAACTTGCCCAACTGCATGAATGGGCGGTTGCGAACGAACAGTATGGTCTTGCGGTCAGCAATCCCTGCTTTGAATTCTGGCTGCTGTTGCATTTTGAAGATGCTGTCGGTGTTACGAACAATCGGCAATGCAAAGATCGTCTGAAACGTTACATACCCAGCTACGACAAACATATTGAAACGGTCAAGCTGATACCTGGTATCACTGCAGCCGTTGACCGAGCCCGCCGCAAGGATAATCCCCCCTGTACTGACTGGCCCCGCACCACTGGTTCTACGGTGTACCGGCTTGTTGTAAAACTTCAAGACTGA
- a CDS encoding AAA family ATPase: MIISFSVENWRSFREQSTLSMVAGREKQHSDRLPDIPGYGMKLLPVAAIYGGNASGKTNFFKALNFAKHFIVTGTQPESMIQSEPFRLAPECNSLPSKFKFELLINDKCFEFSFAVTRQRVTEEKLVEILKTTEKPLYTRTNDTITFHSTLDKDQFLHFAFKGTRENQLFLTNATNQKVNNFRPVYNWFKHNLTLIAPDSRFAPFEQFLQEEHPLYNTMNSMLSMLDTGIESLGSEDLPFENIPFPDVIRADLQAELKEGMTVRLIAEPVNDRFLVTRQHGELKAKKLISFHKDIKGQDIKFDMQNESDGTQRTIDLLPAFLDLSTVSNDKVFIIDELDRSLHTLLTRRLLEAYLFTCGPECRSQLLFTTHDVLLMDQELLRRDEMWVAERDRTGSSTLISFSEYKDVRNDKDIRKSYLQGRLGGVPRILMGTLRSTVEKHSEGEAA; encoded by the coding sequence ATGATTATTTCATTCTCTGTTGAAAACTGGCGGTCATTTCGAGAGCAATCAACCCTGTCCATGGTTGCCGGCAGGGAAAAACAGCATAGCGATAGGTTGCCCGACATACCCGGTTACGGGATGAAACTGTTGCCGGTAGCAGCCATCTACGGCGGCAATGCTTCAGGAAAGACCAACTTTTTCAAGGCGCTGAATTTCGCCAAACATTTTATTGTAACTGGTACGCAGCCTGAAAGCATGATCCAGTCAGAGCCGTTCCGACTTGCGCCCGAATGCAACTCACTACCTTCAAAATTTAAATTTGAGTTGCTCATCAATGACAAGTGCTTTGAGTTTAGCTTTGCAGTTACTCGCCAACGAGTAACAGAAGAGAAGTTGGTTGAAATACTAAAAACTACCGAGAAACCGCTTTATACACGCACTAATGATACTATTACCTTCCATAGCACCTTGGACAAGGACCAATTCCTTCATTTTGCGTTCAAAGGAACTCGCGAAAACCAGCTTTTCCTGACCAACGCTACCAACCAAAAGGTTAATAACTTTAGGCCAGTATACAACTGGTTCAAGCACAATCTGACTCTCATTGCCCCTGATTCACGGTTTGCGCCTTTTGAACAGTTCCTCCAGGAAGAACACCCTCTATACAACACCATGAACTCAATGCTTTCGATGCTTGATACGGGAATAGAGTCACTTGGTAGTGAAGATCTCCCTTTCGAAAACATTCCATTCCCCGATGTAATTCGAGCAGATCTGCAAGCTGAGCTAAAAGAAGGTATGACAGTTAGACTTATTGCTGAACCGGTTAACGACCGTTTTTTGGTGACACGCCAGCATGGAGAGCTAAAGGCGAAAAAACTAATCAGTTTCCACAAGGATATCAAAGGCCAAGACATAAAATTTGATATGCAAAATGAGTCAGACGGAACCCAGCGGACCATTGACCTACTTCCTGCATTTCTTGACCTTTCAACGGTGTCCAACGACAAAGTATTTATCATTGACGAGCTTGATCGTAGCTTGCATACACTCCTGACACGCAGACTTCTTGAAGCGTATCTCTTTACCTGCGGACCGGAATGTCGTTCTCAACTGCTTTTTACCACTCATGACGTACTACTGATGGATCAAGAACTGTTGCGTCGTGATGAAATGTGGGTTGCCGAGCGTGACAGGACCGGCAGTTCGACGCTCATCTCATTCAGCGAGTATAAGGACGTTCGCAATGATAAGGATATCCGCAAAAGCTACCTGCAGGGACGGCTTGGAGGCGTTCCCCGAATCCTGATGGGAACATTACGCTCCACCGTGGAAAAGCATTCCGAAGGTGAGGCTGCGTAA